The following are encoded in a window of Cryobacterium sp. CG_9.6 genomic DNA:
- a CDS encoding type II toxin-antitoxin system RelE/ParE family toxin yields the protein MSTYRIEVRPAALKALRSIHPTEQARIRGAIALLGEDPRPPGAKALQGRPGFRVRVGNYRIIYTLDEGVLLVVVVTLGHRSDVYDV from the coding sequence GTGAGCACGTACCGGATCGAGGTCCGGCCGGCTGCGCTCAAGGCACTGCGCAGCATCCACCCCACAGAGCAGGCGCGCATCCGAGGGGCGATCGCCCTCCTCGGCGAGGATCCCCGCCCGCCAGGTGCGAAAGCCCTGCAAGGACGCCCCGGATTCCGGGTGCGCGTCGGCAACTACCGCATCATCTACACCCTCGACGAGGGTGTGCTCCTCGTTGTCGTCGTAACGCTCGGCCACCGCAGCGACGTCTACGACGTGTAG
- a CDS encoding amidase family protein has translation MSTQRGQGQADARGLDTALLNPRTRTHARLGRFASRLGLLRSGPVDRSRTTITRFFDDYDVLLTPTLAQSGPEAGLWSKRSWFANLASNIRYAPYQSTWNLLDWPAASVPAGWHTVDGVPLGVQIVAPRHPNAAGEALILSLALQLERIRPWPRVAPGFASEPAEPELQA, from the coding sequence GTGTCCACTCAACGGGGTCAGGGCCAGGCCGATGCCCGAGGCCTGGACACGGCCCTGCTGAACCCGCGCACCCGCACCCATGCCCGCCTCGGCCGGTTCGCCAGCCGTCTGGGCCTTCTGCGTTCGGGACCGGTAGACCGCTCCCGGACCACGATCACGCGCTTCTTCGATGACTATGACGTGCTCCTCACCCCGACCCTCGCCCAGTCCGGGCCGGAGGCTGGCTTATGGTCCAAGCGCAGCTGGTTTGCGAACCTTGCGTCGAACATCCGCTATGCGCCGTACCAGTCCACCTGGAACCTGCTTGACTGGCCCGCGGCAAGCGTTCCTGCGGGCTGGCACACGGTCGACGGCGTGCCGCTCGGCGTGCAGATCGTAGCCCCGCGGCATCCGAACGCCGCAGGCGAGGCATTGATCCTCAGCCTCGCCCTGCAGCTTGAACGAATCCGGCCGTGGCCGCGGGTTGCTCCCGGTTTCGCGAGTGAGCCAGCAGAGCCCGAATTGCAGGCCTAG
- the nagA gene encoding N-acetylglucosamine-6-phosphate deacetylase: protein MPAHDLVIHNVTAVDADGVTPGAWVQVVDGKIAARGVGIGWPRSAEVHDGGGGYLTPGFIDIHMHGGGGHSNEDGPTAILAALAAHHRHGTTRAVTSLVAAPLEALESALDSVATLTTQNPLLLGSHLEGPFLAPERKGAHNSDHFRDPQPEAVQRLLTAAAGTLSQITLDPARPESPGAIRAFCEAEVVVAVGHTDIGYAESRRAFDSGASILTHSFNAMRGIHHREPGPVVAAIDSDGVFLELILDGEHVHPSMAALLFTAAPGRVVLITDAMAAAGVPDGQYRLGDLDVTVDHRRAVLTGSSVLAGSTLTLDSALRAGIAAGIEPQAVVGALTLSPARALRLDRRLGRLTPGYEADLVTFDQAWQVQTVRAEGKSLI, encoded by the coding sequence GTGCCAGCTCACGATCTCGTCATTCATAACGTCACCGCAGTCGATGCCGACGGGGTGACACCCGGCGCCTGGGTGCAGGTTGTCGACGGAAAGATTGCCGCGCGCGGGGTCGGCATCGGCTGGCCACGGTCTGCTGAGGTGCACGACGGTGGTGGCGGGTATCTCACCCCCGGGTTCATCGATATCCACATGCATGGTGGGGGCGGGCACAGCAATGAGGATGGCCCGACGGCGATTCTCGCTGCCCTCGCGGCCCATCATCGCCACGGCACCACTCGAGCAGTGACCAGCCTCGTGGCAGCTCCACTCGAAGCTTTGGAGAGCGCCCTGGATTCGGTCGCCACGCTGACCACTCAAAACCCACTGCTGCTCGGAAGCCATCTCGAGGGACCATTCCTCGCCCCGGAACGAAAGGGTGCCCATAACTCCGACCATTTTCGTGACCCTCAGCCGGAGGCGGTGCAACGACTGCTCACGGCTGCGGCAGGCACGCTGAGCCAGATCACACTGGACCCCGCCCGCCCCGAATCACCAGGGGCAATCCGTGCGTTCTGCGAGGCGGAGGTGGTTGTCGCGGTCGGTCACACCGATATTGGTTACGCCGAATCGCGGCGCGCTTTTGATTCCGGGGCCAGCATCCTCACCCATAGCTTCAACGCGATGCGCGGCATCCATCACCGAGAACCCGGTCCGGTCGTCGCCGCGATCGACTCGGACGGGGTGTTCCTTGAGCTGATCCTCGACGGTGAGCACGTGCATCCGAGCATGGCCGCACTGCTGTTTACGGCAGCTCCCGGTCGAGTCGTGCTAATCACTGACGCGATGGCCGCCGCTGGGGTCCCTGACGGTCAATACCGGCTGGGAGATCTCGACGTCACCGTCGACCATCGACGGGCCGTTCTCACCGGTTCATCCGTGCTCGCCGGATCGACGCTCACGCTCGACAGCGCCCTCCGAGCCGGCATTGCCGCTGGTATCGAACCACAGGCCGTGGTCGGCGCCCTTACCCTCTCTCCTGCCCGCGCCCTCAGACTCGATCGCCGCCTCGGCCGACTCACCCCGGGGTACGAAGCTGATCTCGTGACCTTCGACCAGGCCTGGCAGGTGCAGACCGTGCGGGCCGAGGGCAAGAGTCTGATCTGA
- a CDS encoding thiamine pyrophosphate-binding protein: MNIAELVGQTLAQLGVGQAFGVVGSGNFEVTNALRKNGVPFVSARHEAGAATMADAYSRMSGTVAVVTLHQGCGLTNAVTGITEAVKSRTPLIVVAADTAEGDLRSNFNIDQDALARSVGALAARVHSAETAIADTVRAYRTAVDERRTVVLNLSLDVQTAEAPHGSSEVVVPFVGALAPPSPVLPSEAAVRDLLALLVAAKRPVFVAGRGARLARDEILLLAQHAGALVATSAVANGLFVGEPFSLGISGGFSSPLTAELIQGADLIVGWGCALNQWTMRHGALISEHTDVVQVDVDIAALGANRPISLGVVGDSAATAREVLKQLQSYPAAEKYRTELNAALIAERSRWQDVPVDDISSTDRIDPRLLSITLDDLLPAERIVSVDSGNFMGYPSTHLSVPDEFGFCFTQAFQSIGLGLFTAIGSALARPDRLPVLGTGDGGFLMGIAELETAVRLRLPLVVIVYNDAAYGAEVHHFGSEKDLTTVTFPDTDFAALARGFGAEGLTVRGVADLSAVRYWLSGPRDRPLVIDAKIADDGGSWWLSEAFAAHSARVA; this comes from the coding sequence GTGAACATTGCAGAACTGGTCGGCCAAACGCTCGCACAGCTGGGTGTTGGACAGGCATTCGGGGTCGTCGGCAGTGGAAATTTCGAGGTCACCAACGCCCTGCGGAAGAACGGGGTGCCGTTCGTCTCGGCGCGCCACGAAGCAGGTGCAGCAACTATGGCGGATGCCTACTCCCGCATGTCGGGTACGGTCGCCGTGGTCACCCTGCATCAAGGATGTGGTTTGACGAATGCCGTCACCGGAATTACCGAGGCCGTGAAAAGTCGCACCCCGCTCATCGTGGTCGCTGCTGACACGGCTGAAGGAGACCTGCGATCGAACTTCAACATCGACCAGGATGCGCTCGCCCGAAGCGTGGGTGCTCTGGCAGCGCGCGTGCACTCCGCCGAGACGGCGATTGCCGACACAGTGCGCGCCTACCGCACAGCCGTGGACGAACGCCGCACTGTTGTTCTCAACCTTTCCCTGGATGTGCAGACGGCCGAGGCGCCACACGGATCCTCAGAAGTGGTTGTGCCGTTTGTCGGAGCACTAGCGCCGCCCTCTCCGGTGCTGCCGTCCGAGGCGGCCGTGCGGGACCTCCTTGCGCTACTAGTCGCCGCAAAACGTCCGGTCTTTGTGGCTGGTCGCGGAGCGCGTCTGGCACGAGACGAGATTCTGCTGCTTGCCCAGCACGCCGGTGCGCTGGTGGCGACCTCCGCGGTGGCCAATGGTCTGTTTGTCGGGGAACCGTTTTCGCTGGGAATCTCCGGGGGCTTTTCCTCACCGCTCACGGCAGAACTGATCCAAGGAGCTGACCTGATTGTTGGTTGGGGCTGCGCCCTGAATCAGTGGACCATGCGTCATGGAGCGCTGATCTCTGAACATACCGACGTCGTTCAAGTCGATGTCGACATCGCTGCCCTCGGCGCGAACCGTCCGATCAGTCTGGGTGTGGTGGGTGACAGTGCCGCCACAGCGCGGGAGGTCTTGAAGCAGCTCCAGTCCTATCCAGCCGCGGAGAAGTACCGAACCGAGTTGAACGCGGCCCTCATCGCAGAGCGTTCCCGTTGGCAGGATGTGCCCGTCGACGATATTTCCAGCACCGACCGAATTGACCCTCGCTTGTTGAGCATCACGCTCGATGACCTGCTGCCAGCGGAGCGAATAGTCTCGGTGGACTCGGGCAACTTTATGGGGTATCCCAGCACCCACCTCAGCGTGCCGGACGAATTCGGTTTCTGTTTCACTCAAGCATTCCAATCGATTGGTCTTGGTTTGTTCACAGCGATCGGTTCAGCCCTCGCCCGGCCCGATAGGCTGCCCGTTCTGGGGACCGGTGACGGCGGGTTTCTGATGGGGATCGCCGAACTCGAAACGGCTGTGCGGCTCCGTCTTCCCCTGGTGGTCATCGTCTACAACGACGCGGCTTATGGTGCCGAGGTGCATCATTTCGGCTCCGAAAAAGATCTGACCACCGTCACTTTCCCCGACACGGATTTCGCCGCACTCGCGCGTGGTTTCGGCGCCGAGGGGCTCACTGTCCGAGGTGTTGCCGATCTGTCCGCAGTGCGGTATTGGCTGAGCGGGCCTCGTGATCGGCCGCTCGTTATCGATGCGAAGATCGCCGATGACGGTGGGTCGTGGTGGCTCTCCGAGGCATTCGCCGCGCACTCAGCCCGGGTGGCCTGA
- a CDS encoding GntR family transcriptional regulator, which produces MIEVKVDTRSPTPQYEQIRSQITGFVLTGSLPPGTQLPPIRQLAGHLGLSNGAVARAYKELEREGTVTTNGKKGTTIAPQNEQSAQGLASPDRPAVLNDAAKKYAALAHSLGYDLTAASAALHSVMTSPLTKTN; this is translated from the coding sequence ATGATCGAGGTCAAGGTTGATACGCGAAGCCCCACTCCGCAGTACGAACAGATCAGAAGCCAGATCACCGGCTTCGTTCTCACCGGTTCTTTGCCTCCAGGAACGCAACTGCCACCCATCCGGCAACTCGCCGGCCACTTGGGACTTTCCAATGGGGCCGTCGCCCGCGCCTATAAAGAACTCGAACGCGAAGGCACCGTCACAACCAACGGCAAAAAAGGCACCACCATCGCCCCGCAGAACGAGCAAAGCGCTCAAGGCCTTGCCAGCCCGGACCGCCCCGCTGTCTTGAACGATGCTGCGAAAAAGTATGCAGCCCTCGCCCACTCACTGGGCTACGACCTCACCGCCGCATCCGCAGCGCTGCACAGCGTCATGACTTCGCCTCTCACCAAGACCAACTGA
- a CDS encoding cytidine deaminase produces MLPNTELAVPTAEDIELFELAKEVIDANTDAGPDEDGAHTMGAAVRDADGRMFAGVNLFHFTGGPCAELIALGVARAQGAREITTIVAVGNHGRGVIGPCGRDRQVLFDYYPGIRVLLPTMEGVRVATIETLMPFAAEWTIEGGTQQFDEKRFR; encoded by the coding sequence ATGCTCCCAAACACTGAACTCGCAGTGCCGACAGCCGAAGACATTGAACTCTTTGAGCTCGCAAAAGAGGTCATCGACGCGAACACGGATGCCGGGCCCGATGAAGATGGCGCACACACGATGGGCGCGGCAGTTCGAGACGCAGACGGCCGCATGTTCGCCGGGGTAAATCTGTTCCACTTCACCGGCGGTCCGTGCGCCGAATTAATTGCACTTGGTGTGGCGCGCGCACAGGGCGCGCGCGAAATCACGACAATCGTCGCTGTTGGCAATCACGGGCGCGGTGTTATCGGCCCGTGCGGGCGTGACAGGCAGGTGCTTTTCGACTACTATCCGGGCATCAGGGTGCTTCTTCCGACTATGGAGGGCGTTCGCGTCGCCACCATTGAGACCCTGATGCCGTTTGCCGCAGAGTGGACCATAGAGGGCGGCACTCAGCAGTTCGACGAGAAGCGTTTTCGCTGA
- a CDS encoding amidase codes for MNLPTAVELAAAVRSGNLTAVEATTAALHRIKLHDPRLGAFQVVRAEKALAEAAALDAGGDLASLALAGVPIAIKDNIPVAGEPQRDGSAATSGETQNTDHEVVARLRAAGAIIIGLTRVPELCVFGTTDSVFGISRNPWNTDRTPGGSSGGSAAAVAAGIVPLAHGNDGMGSIRGPAGNCGLFGLKPGGGVVPQNIGFDSWGGLSENGPLATTVADAALLLSVMSDRPELANPVEPLHPLRIAIAAGEPSALVKLDPEWRRGLEETAEALRAAGHIVTETTFPYDPNPLPLLARWFAGTAAGLDPGEWTRVRRRVGSQRPVTSIASRSPLA; via the coding sequence ATGAATCTCCCCACTGCTGTGGAGCTGGCTGCTGCCGTTCGCTCTGGAAACCTCACCGCCGTTGAGGCTACGACAGCTGCCCTGCACCGAATAAAGCTCCATGACCCCCGGCTCGGCGCCTTTCAGGTCGTTCGAGCAGAGAAGGCGCTCGCAGAGGCTGCGGCCTTGGATGCCGGCGGCGATCTGGCATCGCTGGCGCTCGCCGGGGTGCCCATCGCCATTAAAGACAACATCCCCGTGGCGGGGGAGCCGCAGCGCGACGGCTCTGCGGCAACCAGTGGTGAAACACAGAATACCGACCACGAGGTCGTCGCGCGGCTTCGGGCCGCCGGGGCGATCATCATCGGCCTGACAAGGGTGCCGGAGCTCTGCGTTTTCGGAACGACCGACTCTGTCTTCGGCATTAGCCGCAACCCGTGGAACACCGATCGCACGCCCGGCGGATCCTCCGGCGGGTCGGCGGCCGCCGTCGCGGCGGGTATCGTTCCCCTCGCACACGGAAATGACGGCATGGGCTCCATCCGCGGTCCGGCGGGCAACTGCGGGCTCTTCGGGCTGAAGCCTGGGGGTGGCGTCGTGCCCCAGAACATCGGCTTTGATTCGTGGGGTGGCCTGAGCGAGAACGGACCTCTGGCAACGACCGTCGCAGACGCCGCCCTTCTGCTCTCGGTCATGTCGGACAGGCCGGAGCTTGCCAACCCGGTGGAGCCACTGCATCCGCTCCGCATTGCTATCGCCGCGGGGGAGCCCTCAGCGCTGGTGAAGCTCGACCCCGAGTGGCGGCGAGGCCTCGAGGAGACAGCAGAAGCGCTCCGCGCAGCCGGCCACATTGTGACCGAGACCACGTTTCCGTACGACCCGAACCCGCTTCCGCTGCTCGCCCGCTGGTTCGCGGGGACCGCGGCTGGCCTTGACCCCGGAGAGTGGACACGGGTTAGGCGGCGAGTTGGATCTCAGCGGCCTGTGACGAGTATTGCATCTCGAAGTCCACTGGCGTGA
- a CDS encoding LysM peptidoglycan-binding domain-containing protein, whose product MIASGSFVQRDARVSGLVEVRTTGFTGTTLHLSNIDFDPVAETTLSISPLDSDASTYSLQSALGYSGYVTVSPGDLVVPLPNIGDQYTSDPSWLRTVIIWQSSSLNPWDRPLGVATLEWTLPDMCPGLIVKDAGPRSGVNGDVTLASDGSPSTYQVAPNDSLSSIAARFGVNIADLVWLSPRRGGEDKEAQAEETLNLSRDERGKQR is encoded by the coding sequence GTGATCGCCAGCGGTTCTTTTGTGCAGCGCGACGCGCGCGTCTCGGGGCTGGTCGAGGTACGCACCACAGGATTCACTGGGACGACGCTCCACCTCAGCAATATTGACTTCGATCCAGTCGCCGAAACGACTCTCAGCATCAGCCCGCTGGATTCCGACGCGTCGACCTATTCCCTGCAGTCTGCGTTGGGCTACTCCGGCTATGTCACCGTGTCCCCCGGTGATTTGGTCGTTCCTCTACCGAACATAGGCGATCAGTACACATCCGATCCGAGCTGGCTCAGAACTGTCATCATCTGGCAGTCCAGCAGCCTAAACCCGTGGGACCGCCCCCTCGGCGTTGCAACTCTGGAGTGGACACTGCCCGACATGTGTCCGGGCCTGATTGTCAAGGACGCAGGACCGAGATCGGGAGTCAACGGGGACGTTACTCTCGCTTCTGACGGCTCACCTTCCACATATCAGGTCGCCCCGAATGATTCCTTGTCGTCGATAGCCGCGCGTTTCGGGGTCAATATCGCCGACCTCGTCTGGCTGAGTCCACGCCGAGGTGGCGAAGATAAAGAAGCGCAAGCGGAAGAGACCCTCAATCTAAGCCGAGACGAGCGCGGCAAACAGCGTTGA
- a CDS encoding GNAT family N-acetyltransferase, which yields MESNKSTDRQAVVIRPYGDADAAATLTIFLAAVTETAAADFSPEQIQAWARPEERDLSTWHAAMQKRNSFVATVDGAPVGFSDVNPAGYIDMMFVAPQHQRQGVARQLIGYAEAHARQAQLAELTADVSITARPFFERYGFTVEAEQHPVKAGVQLTNYKMKRNLLGPEVRLSGQLVCRTEDQAATVRNNLLLHLSLTRAESGCHSFSVTTTNHLLIWQVDECFENATAFDAHQERAASSAWGLATSGIERRYSVTGR from the coding sequence GTGGAATCGAACAAGAGCACCGATAGGCAAGCCGTTGTCATCCGTCCCTACGGTGATGCGGATGCCGCAGCCACTCTGACAATATTCCTTGCTGCGGTGACGGAAACCGCTGCCGCTGACTTCTCACCGGAGCAGATTCAGGCGTGGGCTCGGCCAGAGGAGCGAGATCTGTCCACCTGGCATGCGGCGATGCAGAAACGGAACAGTTTCGTGGCGACTGTCGATGGCGCACCCGTAGGCTTCTCCGACGTCAACCCTGCGGGGTACATCGACATGATGTTCGTCGCCCCGCAACACCAGCGACAAGGGGTAGCGCGACAGCTGATCGGCTACGCAGAGGCGCACGCGCGTCAGGCACAGCTGGCAGAGCTAACAGCCGACGTCAGCATCACAGCCCGCCCGTTCTTCGAGCGTTACGGGTTTACCGTCGAGGCAGAACAACACCCGGTGAAAGCTGGCGTGCAGCTGACCAACTACAAGATGAAAAGGAACCTACTCGGCCCTGAGGTGCGCCTCAGCGGACAGCTCGTTTGCCGCACCGAGGACCAGGCGGCCACTGTGCGGAATAACCTGTTACTGCATCTTTCCCTGACCCGCGCTGAATCGGGATGCCATTCCTTTAGCGTCACCACAACGAACCATCTGCTGATCTGGCAGGTCGACGAGTGCTTCGAGAACGCCACCGCCTTCGACGCTCACCAGGAACGGGCCGCCAGTAGCGCTTGGGGTCTCGCCACCTCAGGAATCGAACGCCGCTACTCTGTGACCGGACGGTAG
- a CDS encoding Fic family protein — protein MPHYVDLLWNPEDAAHLGRKDRAPGHYRAYVPDALGTQVPELGREAQQAAEDALATLARADERIGARGGYLNHLLIRSESISSSWIEGNSVTPKKLAIAELLQQGTRVVVDVVANVRATEEAIAELADRDRAVTTADIERVQHIIEPALKLGLRTEQNWVGGPGWSPLRADFVPPPETEVPRLVDDLCRFVSATAGNPIARAAIAHAQFETIHPFIDGNGRTGRALIHTVLRRTDALRNTLIPISTVFAGNKDAYLEGLTAFRAEPSRLDEWIIGFAHAAALAAANAVQLSSDIEELDQAVREDLSHYRKQHQISPAIPRSDAVILRILDTLASEPVLTIDTVAARHRVSKAAAYRALVQLADAGILGRNKDQKGRLICWSADRHLALVSLTERSNRVGVGDTGRGKPRLGPPGPAIDQIGVLRPRH, from the coding sequence ATGCCCCACTACGTTGACCTGCTCTGGAACCCGGAAGACGCTGCGCACCTGGGTCGCAAGGACCGGGCGCCGGGCCACTATCGAGCTTACGTTCCCGACGCGCTCGGAACCCAGGTGCCAGAACTCGGCCGGGAAGCACAGCAGGCGGCAGAGGATGCGCTGGCGACACTCGCGCGCGCAGATGAGCGCATCGGCGCCCGCGGGGGGTATCTCAACCACCTACTGATTCGCTCCGAGAGCATCTCGTCGTCGTGGATCGAGGGGAACAGCGTCACCCCGAAGAAGCTTGCCATCGCCGAGCTCCTTCAGCAGGGCACGCGCGTTGTAGTGGACGTCGTTGCGAACGTGCGCGCTACTGAAGAGGCGATCGCTGAGCTTGCTGATCGCGATCGTGCCGTCACCACGGCCGACATCGAGCGCGTGCAGCACATCATCGAACCCGCGCTCAAGCTCGGGCTGAGAACTGAGCAGAACTGGGTGGGCGGGCCGGGCTGGAGCCCGCTCCGTGCAGACTTCGTCCCTCCGCCGGAGACTGAGGTGCCGCGCCTGGTCGATGATCTGTGCCGATTCGTGAGCGCAACAGCGGGGAATCCCATAGCGCGGGCGGCTATCGCTCATGCCCAGTTCGAGACAATCCACCCGTTCATCGACGGAAACGGTCGCACCGGACGTGCACTCATCCACACCGTGCTCCGCCGAACGGATGCGCTGCGGAACACGCTGATCCCGATCAGTACCGTGTTTGCCGGCAACAAGGATGCGTACCTCGAGGGATTGACGGCCTTCCGAGCCGAACCCTCTCGTCTGGACGAATGGATCATTGGCTTCGCCCACGCTGCTGCGCTGGCTGCTGCCAACGCTGTGCAATTGTCTAGCGATATCGAGGAACTTGATCAGGCCGTCCGTGAGGACCTCAGCCACTACCGTAAGCAGCACCAAATCTCACCGGCCATTCCGCGCAGTGACGCCGTGATTCTGCGCATTCTGGACACGCTGGCCAGCGAGCCTGTACTGACCATCGATACTGTCGCTGCACGGCACAGAGTGTCCAAAGCAGCTGCGTATCGCGCGCTGGTGCAGCTCGCCGACGCGGGCATCCTGGGGCGCAACAAGGACCAGAAGGGACGACTGATCTGCTGGAGCGCTGACCGCCACCTCGCCCTCGTGAGCTTGACCGAACGCAGCAACCGCGTCGGAGTAGGTGACACCGGCCGCGGTAAGCCCCGACTGGGACCGCCGGGGCCAGCCATCGACCAGATTGGTGTGCTGCGCCCACGACATTGA
- a CDS encoding NUDIX domain-containing protein, whose protein sequence is MVNAAHVFRVIPADLIDTLNAWTPLGHDQSALRDKYVSFVGASSGSALDRDGGAEHVTASCFVFTPDLAQVLLCFHKKGQFWVQLGGHVEATDISVASAALREAREEGGINDIRPVGAILDVDRHTLGVGFTRCSVHWDIGFGAIARTDLAPSISVESEDVAWWPVTELPDNVPVNFGHRLRRILDEIRHQSDVE, encoded by the coding sequence ATGGTCAACGCTGCACATGTCTTCCGGGTCATCCCTGCAGATTTGATAGACACTCTCAACGCATGGACACCCCTTGGGCACGATCAGAGCGCGCTTCGTGATAAGTACGTCTCCTTCGTCGGTGCCTCTTCGGGATCTGCGCTGGATCGCGACGGCGGTGCGGAGCATGTGACGGCGAGCTGTTTCGTCTTCACCCCCGATCTGGCCCAGGTCCTGCTCTGCTTCCATAAGAAGGGTCAATTCTGGGTTCAGCTTGGCGGCCACGTTGAGGCAACGGACATATCGGTTGCGTCGGCGGCACTCCGCGAAGCCCGTGAGGAAGGTGGCATCAACGACATCCGCCCAGTCGGCGCCATCCTCGATGTCGACCGGCACACCCTGGGTGTCGGCTTTACACGGTGCAGCGTTCACTGGGACATCGGCTTCGGCGCAATCGCGAGGACAGACCTAGCCCCATCCATCAGCGTTGAGAGCGAGGATGTCGCGTGGTGGCCAGTCACGGAATTGCCCGACAACGTGCCTGTGAACTTTGGGCACCGCCTGCGGAGGATCCTTGACGAAATCAGGCACCAAAGCGATGTCGAGTAG
- a CDS encoding type II toxin-antitoxin system Phd/YefM family antitoxin, with translation MSTVTVTAARSILPELIVRARKEAIFLERRGTVEAVVVSPAQYERMMDALEDAQDVAAFDEAMAEEGENIPWAQVKADLGWS, from the coding sequence ATGTCTACCGTCACCGTTACCGCTGCCCGGAGTATCCTCCCAGAGCTCATCGTGCGTGCGCGGAAGGAAGCTATCTTCCTCGAGCGACGAGGCACCGTAGAAGCAGTCGTCGTCAGTCCGGCACAATACGAGCGGATGATGGATGCGCTGGAAGATGCTCAGGACGTAGCAGCTTTCGACGAGGCCATGGCTGAAGAGGGCGAGAACATTCCCTGGGCGCAGGTCAAAGCCGATCTCGGCTGGAGCTGA
- a CDS encoding cyclase family protein: MNALAETSTLSDLARAIQNDAIEIIDLTTPLSSATPSLRLPAPFVNLIDFSLEEVSAYNEPGPYWRHNNIHTGEHVGTHIDAPIHWISGRDNHDVSEIPLKKLIGSASVIDLSEEAAHNPDFLLEIAHVQAWEALHGKLAENSWLLFRTGWDQYSSDEAKFLNTDESGSHTPGVSVECAQWLADETKISGFGVETVGIDAGGAGGMDPAFPMHYFLLGKNKYGLTSLQNLAALPPVGSMIIVSPLPIVGGTGSPTRVLALVNRS, from the coding sequence ATGAACGCTCTGGCGGAAACGTCCACTCTGTCCGATTTGGCCCGGGCAATTCAGAATGATGCGATCGAGATTATCGACCTCACGACTCCGCTGAGCTCGGCAACGCCCTCGCTTCGTTTACCGGCCCCGTTCGTCAATCTCATCGACTTCAGCCTTGAGGAGGTCAGCGCCTACAACGAACCCGGTCCGTATTGGCGCCACAACAACATCCATACCGGGGAGCATGTCGGCACCCACATCGATGCCCCGATCCACTGGATCTCCGGTAGGGACAATCACGACGTCTCCGAAATTCCACTGAAGAAACTCATCGGGTCAGCGTCGGTTATTGACCTCAGTGAGGAAGCGGCACACAACCCAGATTTCTTGCTGGAGATAGCCCATGTGCAGGCTTGGGAAGCGTTACACGGAAAACTTGCCGAGAATTCATGGCTTCTATTCCGCACCGGCTGGGATCAGTATTCCTCGGACGAAGCAAAATTCTTGAACACCGATGAGTCGGGTTCGCACACACCGGGAGTATCGGTCGAATGCGCCCAGTGGCTAGCTGATGAAACGAAGATCTCCGGATTCGGCGTGGAAACCGTGGGAATTGATGCTGGCGGTGCCGGCGGCATGGACCCGGCCTTCCCCATGCACTATTTTCTTCTTGGTAAGAATAAATACGGCCTCACCTCACTGCAAAACCTCGCAGCGCTTCCCCCCGTCGGAAGCATGATCATCGTCAGCCCACTTCCGATTGTCGGCGGCACCGGCAGCCCGACGAGAGTGCTCGCACTCGTAAACCGGTCTTAA